A segment of the uncultured Desulfobulbus sp. genome:
AATCCGCATTTTCAATTCCTGGAGATCCAGCCCCAACTCCCGTGACCAGAAATCAAGATCTGCCCAGTCCAGGGTATCCTTGACTTTCTCGTAGCGGGCCAGAAGCTGCTCTTTGGCCTCAGCAACGGAAATATCCTGGGAAAGGCTGTAGTGCTCAGGCAGAAACTGCTCCCAGAAATAATCATCAAAATGCTTATCCAAAAGGGTGCCGTCCATATCCAGGAACACGGTATCGATCTCTTCCCAGGGGAAGACCGGAAATATCTTTTCACAGTAGAGGGGGGTATTGCTCATGAGTGATCTCCCTGTAGGTCGTTAATAATAGAGTAGGCTCGTTCAAACACATTTTCTTTTGCCTGCAAAGGTACAACCAACCGCTGGTCCGGGGTCAAGCGAATGGCAGGGGCAGGCTTCTTCTTTGAAGGCTTTTGCTGAATAAGCGCCAGCAGGCGGCTGGGGTCAACCGGTGCCTGTTCGATAAAGGAAAATACAAGGGCCTGGGGCGCCTGTTCCAGTTTCTCGATCCCAAGGGTACGGCAGTGCTGTTTCAGGCGAATGATCTCCAGCAGGGTCGTCGCCTCGGTGGGCAGAAGGCCGAAACGATCCTCCAGTTCTTTTTCTATCTCAACCAACTCTTCTTCGGTGCCAAATCCGGCCATGGAAATACGGCGATAGGCCTGATAGCGCAGGGTGGTATCCCGAATAAAGGAATCCGGCAGGTAGGCGGAAACCTTCAACTGCACCTCAGGATCAAGTTGATCGGTGGGTGAGCTGTCGCCTCCTTCCTGTGCCCGCCGCTTGAGATCAGCGACCGTCTGTTGCAACAGCTCCAGATAGAGATCATACCCAACCGCAGCGATATGTCCCGACTGGGAAACGCCTAACAGGTTACCACCACCACGGATCTGCAGGTCATTCATGGCCAGTTTAAAACCACCACCGAGCTCAGAGCAGTCCATCAGGGCCCGCAAACGCTGTTGCGCATCTGGAGTGAGATGATCAAGCGACGCCACCAGAAGATAGGCGTAGGCCTGGCGGTTGGAGCGCCCTACCCTCCCCCTGAGCTGATAAATATCTGCCAGCCCCAGGTGATCGGCACGGTTGATGATGATGGTATTGGCGTTGGGGATATCGAGCCCCGATTCGACAATGGTGGTGCAGACCAGGATATCAAGCTCATGGTTGATAAAACGGACCATCACGTCTTCTAGCTCTGGCCCTGCCATCTGCCCGTGGGCTACCCCGATCCGAGCATGCGGGACCAGCTGGCCGATATTTTCCGCCACCCGATAGATTGACTGCACCCGGTTATGGACAAAAAAGAGCTGACCGCCCCGTTCCATCTCACGGACCACAGCCTCACGTATAACCAACTGGTCATTTTTCGCGAGAAAGGTTTTCACCGCCCTGCGCTGCTGCGGCGGCGAAGAAATCACCGAGAGATCGCGAATACCCAGAAGCGACATTTGCAGGGTACGGGGAATGGGGGTGGCCGTCAGGGTGAGGACATCGACATTGGCCTTGAACTTTTTGATCTTTTCTTTGTGAGCCACGCCAAAACGGTGCTCCTCGTCCACGATCAAGAGCCCAAGTTTGTTCATGACAATATCTTTAGACAGCAAACGGTGGGTCCCCACCACCAGATCAATGGCCCCTGTTTTGAGTTTGCCCACAATTTCTTTCTGCTGCTTACTGCTGCGAAACCGGTTGAGACAGGCAATCTCCACGGGGAACGAGGCAAAGCGCTCGTGGAAGGTTGCGGCATGCTGCTCGGCAAGCACGGTCGTGGGCACCAGGATAGCCACCTGAAAACCATCTTCAATGGCTTTAAATGCGGCCCGGGCAGCGACCTCGGTCTTACCGTACCCCACATCACCGCAGATAAGCCGATCCATGGGCTGATCGTGGGTCAAGTCGTCGATGACATCATCAATGGCCTTGGCCTGACCGGAGGTCTCATCGTAGGGAAAAGACTCCTCAAGCTCGCGGTAGAGATCACCCGGTGGAGTGAACCGGTGTCCCTGACGCATCTCCCGTTTGGCATAAATATCCAGCAGTTCCTGGGCAACCTTCCAGACCGCATCACTGACTTTTTTCTTGGTTGACTGCCATTTCTGGGAACCCAGGCTGTCGAGTTTTGGCTCCTGGTCGGTCAGCCCCTGATAGCGGCTGACCCAGTGCAACCGATCAACCGGTACATAGAGCTTGTCATCTCCCTTATAGGCAAGCAGGAGAAAATCCCCCCGCTGACCGGAGATCTCCATATTGACCATGCCCTTAAACATACCGATACCATGATCGCGATGGACCACGATATCCCCTTCGGCCAACTGCTCAACCTGAACAGCCTCGCCCTCATGACGCCGTTTTCGCTTCTGACGACCTGAGCGCAGCCGCTTTTCACCAAAGAGCTCGGAGGCGGAGAGAAAATGGACGCCTTCCTCAAGGAGGTCAAAGCCACGGGAGAGGGGTTGTTCAAAACAATGAATGATCCCAGCTTCGGCTTGGGGAGTCCCGGTATACGGCGAAGGGGTAAGGGTACTTTGCAGCTGATAATGGACCAGCAACTCCCGCAGGTGCTCGCTCTGACGCAGGGAACGGCAAGCAAGGACAATCGCCTCGCCTTTCTCCTGCCACTGGACAATGCGATCGGTAAGGGGGGCCAGCAGACCACGTTTTTTGCGCTGGAGTTCAATTTCCTGGGCGAGCAAGCCGTGATCACTGCAGTTGAGGGTAAGCGTCTCTATCGAGCCCTCCGGGTCTGGCAACAGGGAAAAACGCGCAGCCAGACGTTTGCCCAGAAGCTCGTCATACTCGCTTGTGCTGAGAAAGAGATCATCGGGGGGCAGAGCCAGTTTTTCCTGCTCCACCGCCTCCTGGTAATTTGCCTGGGTGCGATCACGAACCAGGGCGATCTTGCGACTCACCGCAGCAGGATCGGCAAGAAACAGCAGCGCATCCTTGGGGAGATAATCAAAAAGGGTCTGCAACCGCGTGCTGCCGCCGTAGAGCAGCGGCAGAAAAAACTCAATGCCTGGAAAACGCTGGCCGGTGGTCAGTCGCTCCCGCAGGTAGCGTGTGGCCTGACTGGACCACTGCTGCTGGTCGCTCTTTTCCTGCAACAACTCCAGGAGCGCTGTCCGTTTCTCCTTATCGGGAAAGAGCAGCTCGGTGGCAGGCAAGAGCACGACTTCTTCAATATTTCCCTTGGAACGCTGGGAGACCGGATCAAAGACGCGGATAGACTCGACGGTGTCTCCAAAAAAATCAAGGCGAAGCGGTCCCTCGTGCTCAGCATCCAGACCGGGGGGAAAGACATCGATAATGCCCCCACGCAGGGCCATGTCCCCTTCCTGGCGGACCATGTCACAGAGTTGGTAACCAATGGCGGTGAGCGAGTTGATCAGTCCTTCCCGGTCAATTTCCTCATTGGCCATGACCAGTTCACAGTTGCCACTTAAAGCACTGGCGGGCAACACACGCCGCAGGACCGCCTCGACAGAGGTCAACAGAATGCAGGGAGAGGTGTCCTCCTGTATCTGGTAGAGGGTGGCAAGGCGTTGGCAGACCGTTGCCGGGTCCGGAGAAAGCGGGGTGTAGGGGGGGATTTCGTAACTGGGGTAGATCAGGACCCGTGCGGACGTAAAAAAGCCCAGATCCTGGGCCAGCAGCTCAAGTTGTTCGTCTGCGGGAAGGATACAACAGATGGTTGTCTTCAGCTCTTCCACCGCTCTGCTTATAAGCAGAGCGGTGGAAGCCCCATGAAGACCGTTTATGTCAAAAAATGGGCCGCGTTTACGCAGCCGCGCGAGAATCGACTGCATGCACAGCGTATGTTTGAAGTTTTTTAAGTAGAGGGGGCTTGAACCTAAAGCCAAAGCCCCTTGAATGCAGCGGATTTAAAAAGTACCGCCCATACTGAAGTCCCAGTTGGAACTGTCTTCGCCATCCTGTTGATCCAGGTTAAAGCCCCAGGCCAGACGCAGCGGGCCAAGGGGGGAAGCCCAGAGGATACCTATACCGGCAGTCTTTTTGTAGTTGCCGAAATCCCAGTCTTCGTCAACATCGTAGACATTACCAAAATCGTGGAAGATCTCGCCGTCCATCCCCATATCCTTGATTAAGGGGAAGATAATAGAGATCGTTCCGTACCACATCTTATCACCACCGATCTTATCACCATTATCCAGAGGGCTGATGGAGGCGGACTCGAACCCGCGAATCGAATTCATACCACCCAGAAAAAAGTGTTCGTAAACTGGTAATTTGTCGGTCTTATTCTCAAAGGCTTGACCAGCTGCTCCCTTAACATGGAAAACCGTACCCCAGATCAGAGGAAAATACCAGGAGGAGGAAGCCTCAACTTTGGTGAACTGTGCATCACCACCAAGGGGACCACCAGCATACTCGACACTCAAACTGTTGCGAGAACCTTGAGTGGGAGAAAAGAGTTTATCGCGGGTATCGCGCACCAAAGAGAGATCCACCTTACTCTCCCAGTGAATCTCGGCAGACCGTTTAATATATTGGGAAACTGTAGAATCGATATCGGTAATATCGGTATTGGCCAGAGTGTAGCCGTAGTAAATACGCCAACGTTCATAGAGCGGGTGACCGATACGGAAAGAACCACCTGTGGAGTCTTTGGTGAAATCGTCGTACTCGTGTTCCCAGTTAAACAGGTTCACGCTGCCTGAGACCTGAGAGTCCATGATACGCGGGTTGGTAAATGTCAGGTTGTATTTCGTTGACTTGGCGGAGGTTGAGGCCGCCAAGGAGAGACGATTACCGGTTCCCAGAATATTATCTTCTGAGATTTCACCCATGAAGAGCATATTTTCTGAAGAGGAATACCCTGCACCGATGCTGAATTGGCCCGTTGATTTCTCTTTCACATCCACGACCACATCCATCTGGTTCTCCACCATGGTGGGTTTTGGGGTCACGGTGACTTGCTCAAAAAATCCCAGACGATTGAGTTTCTGGGTGGAAGTGCGAATGGCCTTGGAATCAAATACTCCCCCCTCTTTCACGCGGAGGTCACGACGGATAACGTTATCTCGGGTGCGAGTATTTCCTGTAATTTCTACCCGGTTGATATAGGCAAGAGATCCTTTCTTGACATGGAGCATCAGATCAATACGGCTGGCCTCCTCGTCTTTATTAATCCGAGTGGAGACATCGGCAAAGGCATATCCCTTTTCAGCATACATATCGGTGACACGAGTAATGTCGTTCCGCAGTACCTGACGA
Coding sequences within it:
- the bamA gene encoding outer membrane protein assembly factor BamA — translated: MLSTPHNRSAYTALVFVLCTLFLSCLALAPQRAEAFEHSTLFLPFKINTPDAANTALLADKALAQEAAAKGMEMMSRSQAQKQVSYSGAWPPAAAALVRLAESRGADYVVVGSVNALGNRISVDCSIIDILAPQAPYSAFREARAIKELPRLTGDMVSTMLAYSNRSATVASIAPEGNVRIDSGAILQKISTKPGDLYDPSTLRQDLKSVFSLGYFDNVEIEANDTQTGKKIIFRVQEKPLVAKVVITGTESMKEEEVRDAAGITVNSILNPYKVNEAVQKIKALYKSKGYYNTGVDGRISTNSDGKAEVHFDVTEGSKITIEEIAFVGNKSFSAGELEDVIQTSTHKWWISWLTDAGVLKMDILRQDAERIANFYQNEGFIEAKVAEPQVDVKDGALYITFPIAEGTRFQVGSVDIEGDLIKDKEEILSELKIKDEQYLNRQVLRNDITRVTDMYAEKGYAFADVSTRINKDEEASRIDLMLHVKKGSLAYINRVEITGNTRTRDNVIRRDLRVKEGGVFDSKAIRTSTQKLNRLGFFEQVTVTPKPTMVENQMDVVVDVKEKSTGQFSIGAGYSSSENMLFMGEISEDNILGTGNRLSLAASTSAKSTKYNLTFTNPRIMDSQVSGSVNLFNWEHEYDDFTKDSTGGSFRIGHPLYERWRIYYGYTLANTDITDIDSTVSQYIKRSAEIHWESKVDLSLVRDTRDKLFSPTQGSRNSLSVEYAGGPLGGDAQFTKVEASSSWYFPLIWGTVFHVKGAAGQAFENKTDKLPVYEHFFLGGMNSIRGFESASISPLDNGDKIGGDKMWYGTISIIFPLIKDMGMDGEIFHDFGNVYDVDEDWDFGNYKKTAGIGILWASPLGPLRLAWGFNLDQQDGEDSSNWDFSMGGTF
- the mfd gene encoding transcription-repair coupling factor, with product MQSILARLRKRGPFFDINGLHGASTALLISRAVEELKTTICCILPADEQLELLAQDLGFFTSARVLIYPSYEIPPYTPLSPDPATVCQRLATLYQIQEDTSPCILLTSVEAVLRRVLPASALSGNCELVMANEEIDREGLINSLTAIGYQLCDMVRQEGDMALRGGIIDVFPPGLDAEHEGPLRLDFFGDTVESIRVFDPVSQRSKGNIEEVVLLPATELLFPDKEKRTALLELLQEKSDQQQWSSQATRYLRERLTTGQRFPGIEFFLPLLYGGSTRLQTLFDYLPKDALLFLADPAAVSRKIALVRDRTQANYQEAVEQEKLALPPDDLFLSTSEYDELLGKRLAARFSLLPDPEGSIETLTLNCSDHGLLAQEIELQRKKRGLLAPLTDRIVQWQEKGEAIVLACRSLRQSEHLRELLVHYQLQSTLTPSPYTGTPQAEAGIIHCFEQPLSRGFDLLEEGVHFLSASELFGEKRLRSGRQKRKRRHEGEAVQVEQLAEGDIVVHRDHGIGMFKGMVNMEISGQRGDFLLLAYKGDDKLYVPVDRLHWVSRYQGLTDQEPKLDSLGSQKWQSTKKKVSDAVWKVAQELLDIYAKREMRQGHRFTPPGDLYRELEESFPYDETSGQAKAIDDVIDDLTHDQPMDRLICGDVGYGKTEVAARAAFKAIEDGFQVAILVPTTVLAEQHAATFHERFASFPVEIACLNRFRSSKQQKEIVGKLKTGAIDLVVGTHRLLSKDIVMNKLGLLIVDEEHRFGVAHKEKIKKFKANVDVLTLTATPIPRTLQMSLLGIRDLSVISSPPQQRRAVKTFLAKNDQLVIREAVVREMERGGQLFFVHNRVQSIYRVAENIGQLVPHARIGVAHGQMAGPELEDVMVRFINHELDILVCTTIVESGLDIPNANTIIINRADHLGLADIYQLRGRVGRSNRQAYAYLLVASLDHLTPDAQQRLRALMDCSELGGGFKLAMNDLQIRGGGNLLGVSQSGHIAAVGYDLYLELLQQTVADLKRRAQEGGDSSPTDQLDPEVQLKVSAYLPDSFIRDTTLRYQAYRRISMAGFGTEEELVEIEKELEDRFGLLPTEATTLLEIIRLKQHCRTLGIEKLEQAPQALVFSFIEQAPVDPSRLLALIQQKPSKKKPAPAIRLTPDQRLVVPLQAKENVFERAYSIINDLQGDHS